The Bombus pyrosoma isolate SC7728 linkage group LG3, ASM1482585v1, whole genome shotgun sequence genome has a segment encoding these proteins:
- the LOC122565624 gene encoding protein PRRC2C isoform X5: MSTLSGLVSKGEKGKSKFQSLDINSLYRVSRGESLEQHQQKNTLPRKHGMQSLGKVPSARRPPANLPSLKSEHSSNDPAVSLVPSGGSGWATTKESTTTTTATTTTTANSSTAQCVTGTITTSLHPLLPGQQNASQSSYSSDVNNKSSWSAIMSRSGDGTVSGGQQQSQQQQQQQQQQTASRELSAQYGPGPSLRPQTEGSWIQGGSRTASGAGIATTGPGSGSSGVQAPPLNITGSGGHTDISAGGRQNLVQSPNMGMGQGGPHNSSNNQNAVSSSSHQVGPNLHHYRGLIPPFMYRGNFSGGFPSQFPANTNSGAPRPRFNYPSERFPPPPVRQQERERVPEEEIITRPIIREEDLTRMDDISRDAGWAAHDDIDYNQKLAFSDDEPDPEPSKKDERKDNKEEKIEENSTDDKEKTRDNRDNRETHDNRDSKESRDQATHRSWTQNTLSRDYRGSNGSGSYSGQSQLHSVHSLRGVEDDEAWNERRRLKVVEVASAVERARQRKEEEEKRYQESTRQAAAKKLQDLEQKLKEKQANESKGLINVPPVPIPVPEWERERENRERENRERERSEGKDEKSLNRELRETRDGPKDNRDSRDQLISDFRQGDRQSFTRQDSIRSERDRERDRDRDQRDTRDRELHASSSRYYKTNLPPRFQKQQAEKINAGLNRVFPNTERSTTQSVPFSQQYDPGRWVHSHSSLIDNNLKASSSHGASQRRSRTDSDISTSMDDDRPPSRDYRGSLLRDDRYRHSSHRPYDTRKSGGYYDEYTRSCREHDYDDRHSRDSWERERYFDDTKDRDSKDSIESRDNRETRDIRDNRTTRDTRDAREIRERDNKDKKDYDNYIKDPFDDRNRERDRERDRERDRERDRERDRDRERERERERDRDQRERSESTEWREERIIQDRMIDNRRDIQREERMERNERPQRPDSRDSRASRESKTSLRDDDSHKLRDCSSWVNEVADYEENKRDVYHEDIRERERERERRQPLGPVTKERIEADELKNEKRNLTQLKRASSDQDKKDQTKESSSTIEAKKEMDVWNRKVDRVNENNRVMERGDNSPKAWADAVSPTFEKEEEKTSEPIKNDKDSEDLKQNFEKLSLEKREDTLNEDEAAEQQVKEDKREKNIRNRTSSGGSNSRVRDSRGGRQWGSTYSVYVRGWRGPETRGRRGGPRAATRPASARSGSYGHTDSENSADEVSGSTESGKEEKKSARSPKPGQKAEKEERSREPIVSARDEKRADYSQSQRSEKRTYDSKVSREGFAPSGEPSRRGRGSSFRIRSTTATGSRMEGYGPPSSKSPFSSERNIDEKQNSMRQNPSTPTPEKEVNSLLPSQNESTDDKIIAKQQALTAGITGKRAKSPNQQSQQTQQSCNKQDTSHTSSNAPSQKVQVTRKEESRSKRTRSGSRRGRDNRELRYRGSGSNVSKQTSSDVGNEDWETTSENSEDHAEDHKESRNSRNKQFSARASTGSNQNVVASNVHSRRNEQTGNNREQREKNVKSSNTASRAPGAEKRNLQNSSFANQKNHSSSIPPLIQTAQVQNGRSRNQTSGSNSTTSGKSMIKDSTVNRIDEIKLSDPNLVSQTLNDINKRSQGKEKKAIIDCEMETNNCTEDSPNIVEDKVDSDGFQEVRSKKNVKESRHGQKEETKPLKREKEKDRERDRSKSKANGGSQQTTSLQQMQNIPPLLGQAIPQPANMVQKQYDRTLRSQKLAPRFQKQRLAKQQQQQQMCASEPNDATKINNSSNNFGKDSSSGGPAPPPSVNAWDKPFTTSQLQSNSPSAVPTDIQLITGLSTQSEHGHIHSHEVNEQTNSGNSSQRNSPNGEKNAGKSLKDQLIEKNSVSDVSSPPVQTLIFENTNYSKTTKAGPSDLAVKTKFPNHIKAQQQRVEKRTDLEEEGNTAATIQQQQQQQQQQSLPVAFSNKPSDLIKDKNQEPIQMPLSFNKNEDNADMKLDFTFDSDLSQLTEDKSKSLGMTRSMHMATGQNTISPSTAELNLKIASVKKVWENAPMPTVVEHEDGNVVNTANTFPQAFESTDVDDSYSPHQQYNQNNMKNEITTSTNVCKLVPPQVKPQQQSSGSSSGQSGSTVPGPSPIGAGQSPIGHPPVSLQGPLSPPPFNSTGQPSHINYQEFPQYPGSQAAQYGSMSAIPSPPAVLFNTGSGQLPAQAGGLYGAFQLDQSRSPFTQYPPYAPSLQNSFSQQNVYLQQPPPPPPHAPNAPTPDMYQSNLSQYRITAAAAPPFGQNQQLSNNPNTVLISSSSNSLISANVKPSSQPIGAIGTKAPHFQAPSAPQPNPLTYIPYDPNQVLGVSGSYMGNSQLVQRPGPNVQASANSYYSATSADVFPGSQTGFYQPGGATQQTGTHYGLQGFGQHSQSLATGSAAPVGLQNFSSGFLSSSGLQIAAAAQQFRNPTGGLPGPANTGPTFLSKHQPQEQPRQLKSPSGNQQDVLASVFSSTPQIPSPKSRNCKQQSSSQQPQPSPTQHHKYQQYQGVSQSTLILQQNIRGMGMPPRAGIQPSQQRYPPPIQRPVVPFTPGPNPNNPTQQQQPQPNCMPSQQQQQQVQINRHRPNLHQQQQQQRNMKMQQQYYSTQGNVKMDTNEKTDSHNDKINDGSSGAQQGGTKPNVNSQDNDNKEEVNQQNE, encoded by the exons ATGTCTACTCTGTCAGGGCTTGTGTCGAAGGGGGAGAAAGGAAAATCCAAATTTCAATCATTAGACATCAATAGCTTGTACCGGGTGAGTAGG GGAGAATCTTTAGAACAACATCAGCAAAAAAACACACTACCACGCAAACATGGAATGCAAAGTCTTGGGAAAGTGCCTTCGGCACGGCGACCTCCTGCTAATTTGCCTAGTTTAAAAAGTGAACATAGCAGTAACGATCCAGCTGTCAGTCTTGTGCCAAGCGGAGGAAGTGGTTGGGCTACTACCAAAGAGTCAACAACTACCACTACTGCTACAACAACCACGACT gcAAATTCTTCAACAGCACAATGTGTGACAGGAACCATCACAACATCATTACATCCATTACTCCCAGGGCAACAAAATGCTTCACAGTCTTCATATTCTTCCGATGTAAACAACAAATCATCATGGAGTGCAATAATGAGCAGATCTGGAGATG GTACTGTATCAGGAGGCCAACAACAGtcacaacaacagcagcagcaacagcaacagcaaaCGGCAAGTCGGGAATTAAGTGCGCAATACGGACCTGGACCAAGTTTACGACctcaaa cgGAAGGAAGTTGGATACAAGGTGGAAGTCGTACAGCCAGTGGTGCAGGAATAGCAACTACAGGTCCTGGAAGTGGGAGTTCAGGGGTCCAGGCCCCCCCTTTGAATATCACTGGATCAGGCGGACATACGGACATATCTGCTGGCGGGCGACAGAACTTGGTCCAATCTCCCAACATGGGAATGGGCCAGGGAGGCCCTCATAATTCTTCAAACAATCAGAATGCTGTGAGTTCTAGTTCTCATCAAGTCGGTCCAAATCTACATCACTACAGAGGACTTATTCCTCCATTT ATGTACAGAGGAAATTTTTCTGGTGGATTTCCTTCTCAATTTCCGGCAAATACAAATTCTGGCGCACCTAGACCTCGATTCAATTATCCCTCAGAACGATTTCCTCCTCCGCCTGTTCGTCAACAAGAACGCGAACGTGTTCccgaagaagaaattattacacgACCAATTATTAGAGAAGAAGATCTTACTCGAATGGACGATATTTCTCGCGATGCTGGTTGGGCAGCACATGACGATATTGATTATAATCAAAAGCTTGCCTTCAGCGACGACGAACCTGATCCTGAACCTTCCAAAAAAGATGAAAGGAAAGACaataaggaagaaaaaatagaggaaaattCAACAGATGACAAAGAGAAGACAAGAGATAACCGTGATAACCGAGAAACTCACGATAATCGAGATTCGAAAGAATCCCGAGATCAAGCGACTCATCGTTCGTGGACTCAAAATACTTTATCCCGTGATTATCGTGGATCGAACGGGTCTGGTAGTTATAGCGGTCAGTCACAACTGCATTCGGTGCATTCTTTAAGAG GTGTAGAAGATGACGAAGCGTGGAACGAGAGACGCAGACTGAAAGTTGTTGAAGTAGCGTCGGCTGTTGAACGCGCTCGACAAcggaaagaagaggaggaaaaacGATATCAGGAATCAACTAGACAAGCGGCAGCTAAAAAATTGCAGGATTTAGAGCAAAAGTTGAAGGAGAAACAAGCTAATGAATCTAAAGGTTTAATAAACGTTCCACCAGTGCCTATTCCAGTTCCTGAGTGGGAACGAGAAAGGGAAAACAGGGAACGAGAAAACAGGGAACGCGAGCGATCCGAAGGAAAAGATGAGAAGTCACTGAACCGTGAATTACGTGAAACTAGAGACGGTCCAAAAGATAACAGAGATTCACGTGATCAGTTAATATCAGATTTTCGACAAGGGGACCGACAGAGTTTCACGAGACAAGATAGTATTCGTAGTGAACGTGATAGAGAACGAGATCGCGATCGTGATCAAAGGGATACGAGAGATCGTGAGCTACATGCTTCATCCTCGcgatattataaaactaaTTTACCACCTCGATTTCAAAAGCAACAGGCGGAAAAAATCAATGCTGGTCTTAATCGAGTTTTTCCTAATACCGAAAGATCAACTACGCAATCCGTTCCATTTTCTCAGCAATACGATCCTGGTAGATGGGTTCATAGTCACAGCTCTTTAA TAGACAACAACTTAAAAGCATCATCATCACATGGAGCGTCACAACGCCGAAGTAGAACAGATTCAGATATTTCCACTTCGATGGATGATGATCGACCTCCATCCCGAGATTATCGTGGTTCTCTACTTCGAGACGATCGATATCGTCATTCTTCTCATCGACCGTATGACACACGCAAATCAGGTGGTTACTACGATGAGTATACTCGCAGCTGTAGAGAACACGACTATGATGACAGACATTCTCGTGATTCCTGGGAACGTGAAAGATACTTCGACGACACTAAAGATCGAGATTCAAAGGATAGCATAGAGTCCAGAGATAACAGAGAAACTCGCGATATTCGTGATAATCGCACTACCAGGGATACTCGAGATGCGAGAGAAATTCGAGAAAGAGATAACAAGGATAAAAAggattatgataattatataaag GATCCCTTTGATGATCGTAATCGTGAACGTGATCGTGAACGTGATCGTGAACGTGATCGCGAACGTGATCGTGAACGTGATCGCGACCGTGAGCGTGAACGTGAACGAGAACGAGATCGCGATCAAAGAGAAAGATCGGAAAGTACTGAATGGCGCGAAGAACGTATCATTCAAGATAGAATGATCGATAATCGTCGTGATATACAGAGAGAAGAACGAATGGAACGCAACGAACGTCCGCAAAGACCAGATTCTCGTGATAGTCGTGCTTCTCGAGAATCAAAGACGTCTTTGCGAGATGATGATTCGCACAAATTGCGAGACTGCAGTTCCTGGGTAAATGAGGTTGCCGattatgaagaaaataaacgagatgTCTATCATGAAGATATccgagaaagagaacgagaaaggGAACGAAGGCAACCGCTAGGACCTGTAACTAAAGAAAGAATCGAAGcagatgaattaaaaaatgaaaagcgtAATCTAACTCAATTAAAACGAGCAAGTTCCGATCAAGATAAAAAAGATCAGACGAAAGAATCATCATCGACTATAGAAGCGAAAAAGGAAATGGATGTTTGGAATAGAAAGGTCGATCgagttaatgaaaataatcgagTAATGGAAAGAGGTGATAACTCGCCAAAAGCATGGGCGGATGCTGTTTCTCCGACgttcgaaaaagaagaagaaaaaacttCAGAACCTATTAAGAACGACAAGGATTCGGAGGATTTGAAGCAAAATTTCGAGAAGTTAAGTTtagaaaaaagggaagacaCGTTGAACGAAGATGAAGCGGCGGAACAACAGGTGAAGGAAgataaacgagagaaaaatattcggaaTAGAACTAGTAGTGGCGGATCAAATTCCAGAGTGCGTGATTCTCGAGGTGGACGTCAATGGGGCAGCACCTATAGCGTGTATGTACGAGGTTGGCGTGGTCCAGAAACAAGAGGACGAAGAGGTGGACCTAGAGCCGCCACTAGACCAGCTTCTGCTAGAAGTGGTTCATATGGACATACGGATTCGGAAAATAGCGCTGATGAAGTGTCTGGCTCAACAGAGTCTGgcaaagaggagaagaaatcGGCTAGATCACCAAAACCTGGtcaaaaagcagaaaaagaagaacgcaGTCGTGAACCAATAGTGTCTGCTCGAGATGAAAAACGGGCCGACTATTCTCAATCACAACGCAGCGAAAAACGAACTTACGATAGTAAAGTAAGTCGTGAAGGTTTTGCACCTTCGGGTGAACCGTCTCGCCGCGGTCGAGGAAGTAGTTTCCGAATTCGAAGTACAACTGCTACCGGCAGCCGAATGGAGGGATATGGACCTCCATCTAGTAAGAGTCCTTTTTCCTCCGAGCGCAATATtgatgaaaaacaaaattctatgCGACAGAATCCTTCAACGCCTACTCCGGAAAAGGAGGTAAATTCTCTATTACCATCACAGAACGAATCTACGGACGATAAAATTATAGCAAAACAACAAGCACTTACTGCTGGAATAACTGGAAAGCGTGCCAAATCTCCAAACCAGCAGTCTCAACAAACTCAACAATCTTGTAACAAGCAAGATACAAGTCACACGAGCAGCAATGCTCCTTCTCAAAAAGTACAAGTTACAAGAAAAGAGGAATCTCGCTCAAAAAGAACTCGCAGTGGAAGTAGAAGG GGTAGAGATAATCGTGAATTGCGTTACCGTGGCAGTGGTAGTAACGTATCGAAGCAAACATCTTCGGATGTAGGAAACGAAGATTGGGAAACCACGTCTGAGAACAGCGAGGATCACGCAGAGGATCACAAAGAATCACGTAATAGtcgtaataaacaattttctgcGCGTGCAAGCACGGGTAGTAATCAAAATGTCGTAGCGTCAAACGTGCATTCACGTAGAAATGAACAGACAGGAAACAATCGGGAACaacgagaaaaaaatgtaaagtcTTCCAATACAGCGTCTCGGGCGCCCGGCGCGGAGAAACGAAATCTACAGAATTCCAGTTTCGCCAATCAGAAAAATCATTCCAGCAGCATTCCGCCGTTGATACAAACGGCTCAAGTACAAAACGGAAGATCGAGAAATCAAACTTCTGGTAGCAATTCGACAACGTCGGGTAAATCAATGATAAAGGATAGTACGGTGAATCGtatagatgaaataaaattaagcgATCCTAATTTAGTTAGTCAAACTCTCAATGATATCAATAAGAGATCccaaggaaaggaaaaaaaggctATAATCGATTGCGAAATGGAAACGAATAATTGTACGGAGGATAGTCCTAACATCGTTGAAGATAAAGTTGATTCAGATGGTTTCCAAGAGGTTCGTTCAAAGAAGAATGTAAAAGAATCTAGACATGGCCAAAAAGAAGAGACAAAACCTTTAAAACgtgaaaaggagaaagatagAGAACGCGATCGTTCTAAGTCGAAAGCAAATGGGGGTTCACAGCAAACGACTTCATTGCAACAAATGCAAAATATACCGCCTTTGCTTGGTCAAGCCATTCCACAACCAGCAAATATGGTACAAAAACAATATGATAGAACTTTACGAAGCCAAAAGCTTGCACCCAGATTCCAAAAACAGCGCTTAGCTaaacagcagcaacagcaacaaatGTGTGCATCTGAGCCAAACGACGCAACtaaaatcaataattcatCAAATAATTTCGGTAAAGATTCGTCAAGCGGTGGCCCTGCACCTCCACCATCTGTAAACGCTTGGGATAAACCGTTTACAACGAGTCAATTACAATCGAATTCTCCATCAGCTGTTCCTACTGACATCCAGTTGATAACTGGTTTATCTACGCAGAGCGAACATGGTCATATTCACAGCCACGAAGTTAATGAGCAGACAAATTCTGGTAATAGTAGCCAACGAAATTCACCAAATGGCGAAAAAAATGCTGGAAAAAGTTTAAAAGACCAACtgattgaaaaaaattcagTCTCTGATGTTTCTTCGCCACCTGTGCAAACGTTAATTTTTGAGAATACGAATTATTCAAAAACTACCAAGGCTGGTCCTTCTGATTTAGCAGTAAAAACCAAATTTCCGAATCACATAAAAGCTCAACAACAACGTGTTGAAAAACGCACAGATTTGGAAGAAGAAGGTAATACCGCTGCCACCattcaacaacaacaacaacaacagcagcaacaaaGTCTACCTGTGGcattttcaaataaaccaAGTGACttgataaaagataaaaatcaagAGCCGATTCAAATGCctctttcatttaataaaaacgaagATAACGCAGATATGAAATTAGATTTCACCTTTGATTCAGATCTCTCTCAATTAACCGAAGACAAAAGTAAAAGCTTAGGAATGACCCGATCTATGCACATGGCTACTGGCCAAAATACTATTTCACCTTCTACGGCAGAGCTTAACTTAAAAATTGCATCGGTAAAAAAAGTATGGGAAAATGCACCTATGCCAACCGTAGTCGAGCACGAGGATGGTAATGTCGTCAATACAGCTAATACTTTCCCTCAAGCGTTCGAAAGTACGGATGTTGATGACAGTTACAGCCCTCATCAACAATACAATCAAAATaacatgaaaaatgaaataactaCTTCAACGAATGTGTGCAAG CTGGTTCCCCCGCAGGTGAAGCCGCAGCAACAATCCTCGGGCAGCAGCAGTGGTCAGTCTGGTTCAACGGTTCCCGGGCCAAGTCCTATTGGAGCAGGTCAAAGTCCTATAGGGCATCCTCCTGTCAGTCTCCAAGGACCATTGAGCCCACCTCCATTCAATTCCACGGGACAACCTTCTCATATTAATTACCAg gaGTTTCCCCAATATCCAGGATCTCAAGCTGCGCAATATGGTAGCATGTCTGCTATACCTTCTCCGCCAGCCGTGTTATTTAACACTGGCTCCGGTCAACTTCCAGCTCAAGCAGGTGGTCTTTATGGAGCGTTTCAGTTAGACCAGAGCCGATCTCCTTTTACACAATATCCACCATATGCGCCATCTCTTCAAAATTCGTTCAGTCAACAGAACGTTTATTTGCAACAACCCCCACCTCCGCCACCGCATGCACCAAATGCGCCAACTCCGGATATGTATCAAAGCAATCTTTCACAGTACCGGATC ACCGCAGCTGCTGCTCCGCCATTTGGACAAAATCAGCAGCTTAGTAATAATCCAAATACAGTTCTTATTAGctcttcttcaaattctttgaTATCAGCCAATGTGAAGCCATCCTCTCAACCAATTGGAGCTATTGGAACTAAAGCTCCTCATTTTCAAGCACCGTCTGCTCCTCAACCAAACCCA ttaacGTACATACCATATGATCCAAATCAAGTACTCGGCGTGAGTGGCAGTTACATGGGCAATTCCCAATTGGTACAGAGACCCGGTCCGAACGTACAAGCCTCGGCTAATAGTTATTATAGCGCAACTTCGGCTG atgTATTTCCCGGATCGCAAACAGGTTTTTATCAGCCAGGAGGTGCTACACAGCAAACCGGTACTCATTATGGACTTCAGGGATTTGGTCAGCACAGCCAAAGTTTGGCAACTGGCAGTGCTGCTCCTGTTGGACTTCAAAACTTCAGCTCAGGCTTTTTATCTAGTTCGGGGTTACAGATTGCTGCAGCAGCTCAGCAGTTTCGTAATCCAACAGGAGGACTACCTGGACCAGCAAACACAGGCCCTACTTTTCTTAGCAAACATCAACCACAAGAACAGCCTAGACAATTAAAGAGTCCATCGGGGAATCAGCAAGATGTGCTTGCATCAGTTTTCAGTTCTA CACCACAAATTCCATCTCCGAAATCAAGAAACTGTAAGCAACAATCTTCATCTCAACAACCACAACCTAGTCCAACGCAACATCACAAATATCAACAGTATCAAGGTGTTAGTCAGTCAACTTTG attttacaacaaaatattcgtGGCATGGGCATGCCACCACGTGCTGGAATTCAACCATCGCAACAAAGATATCCACCGCCCATTCAGAGACCAGTTGTTCCATTTACACCGGGTCCAAATCCGAATAATCCTACGCAACAACAGCAGCCACAACCTAATTGTATGCCGtcgcaacagcagcagcaacaagtTCAAATAAACCGCCACAGACCGAATCTGCatcaacagcaacaacagcaacgaAATATGAAGATGCAACAACAATATTATTCTACTCAAG gAAACGTCAAAATGGACACAAATGAAAAAACAGATTCGCACAATGATAAAATCAACGATGGTAGCTCTGGTGCTCAGCAAGGAGGCACTAAGCCAAACGTAAATTCACAAGACAATGACAATAAGGAAGAAGTGAATCAACAAAACGAGTGA